A genomic region of Cannabis sativa cultivar Pink pepper isolate KNU-18-1 chromosome 1, ASM2916894v1, whole genome shotgun sequence contains the following coding sequences:
- the LOC133033639 gene encoding uncharacterized protein LOC133033639 yields the protein MLQVWDYKFSPSDFYRSKCVCTSVYSVIDNIKNTLSVNLLSLFRQTQFGHFLDMPEFVFHPQVVHSLLLREVFQPNPKEFWAKVAGRCIRFSAEEFYLISGLDCFGDCNKLLFSQETNQLVETCFRGVKTIDHKAIEDTFLGSRWGLDESIGLKMAVLYFIQCFLLSNTPDKEVSRFDLDVVDSGRWDEYCWGRESFELTIDSFKGRIQHGIIMKNRKAEKGGQYDGWYRALGCPWVFTVWFYECCPAMVNSFCKRVSSSIPRILNWSNTIVTKNPTLRDLKGKIFDLPLDKLKIKNMRPTDEERQQLQLDGLFLDESIDDRGVAKQSFEGGSSSKKSDSADIDWMKSKLEMVISNQSSLAEDFISLRCFVDFNFKSVMTVIKDIREKVNAIHRRPSDEVFIHILLFTFFHIFF from the exons ATGTTGCAGGTTTGGGACTACAAATTTAGTCCTTCTGATTTTTATAGATCTAAGTGTGTATGCACCAGTGTTTATTCCGTGATAGATAATATTAAGAACACTTTATCTGTTAATTTGCTTTCTTTGTTTCGTCAAACTCAGTTTGGGCATTTTCTGGATATGCCTGAGTTTGTTTTTCATCCGCAAGTCGTACATAGTCTATTACTAAGGGAAGTTTTCCAGCCCAATCCTAAAGAGTTTTGGGCTAAGGTTGCTGGCCGTTGCATACGGTTTAGTGCCGAAGAATTTTACTTGATTTCTGGATTAGATTGTTTCGGTGATtgcaacaagttgttgttttcacAGGAAACAAATCAATTGGTAGAAACATGTTTCCGTGGTGTAAAAACTATTGACCACAAAGCCATCGAGGATACTTTTTTGGGTAGTCGGTGGGGTTTGGATGAGTCTATTGGTTTGAAAATGGCTGTTTTGTATTTCATtcagtgttttcttcttagcaatACTCCTGACAAAGAAGTGTCTAGGTTTGATCTAGATGTAGTCGATAGCGGTCGGTGGGAtgagtattgttggggtagggaATCATTTGAATTGACAATTGACTCATTCAAAGGTAGGATCCAGCATGGGatcattatgaaaaatagaaaggCAGAGAAGGGAGGCCAATATGATGGCTGGTATAGGGCATTGGGATGTCCTTGGGTTTTCACGGTTTGGTTTTATGAATGCTGTCCTGCAATGGTGAACTCTTTCTGTAAGAGAGTTTCATCTTCTATTCCAAGGATTCTGAACTGGAGCAACACCAtcgtcaccaaaaatccaactcTTCGAGACTTGAAGGGCAAGATTTTTGATTTACCTTTGGACAAG TTGAAGATAAAAAACATGCGTCCTACTGATGAAGAGAGGCAGCAGCTTCAACTTGACGGTTTATTTCTCGATGAATCTATTGATGACCGTGGTGTAGCGAAGCAATCCTTTGAGGGTGGGTCATCTTCAAAGAAGTCTGATTCAGCAGATATTGATTGGATGAAATCTAAGTTGGAGATGGTCATTTCGAATCAATCATCATTGGCCGAGGACTTCATTTCTttgaggtgttttgttgattttaatttcaagtccgtaatgactgtaattaaggatatcagggagaaggttaatgccattcatcgtcgtccttctgatgaggtatttattcatattttattgtttacgttttttcatatttttttttaa